AAATGCTAtaaagtttgtttatttttcactttcgTCCCGCCATATTTTAGAATTTAAACAATGTCAATAAAGGCTTGTGGTATTTTTGCTGGACATTAGCGATCCGGTGAATTCAGGTGAGAAACTCAAAGTGTGTTGTCTTTTCTTTTCACACGACTCAGACTGAATGTTACACTTGTAAAGCACACAGCCCCACAGCAGCGCTAAGAGCGGAAGGTGATTCTTGTGTGCTGTTGTGTACTTTTCAGCTCTTTTCTCCCTTACGTAAGCTTGACCTTCATCCAGCTTGACCTTTTTAAAGCAAGCTTGTAGAACACAGTACTATAGCTTGAAAATACAGCATGTTTAAGCCATAAAAGCTCTCCCTCCTGACTTAGAAATGCAGCATGGTTACACCTGAATCTTCCCTGTGCATCCTGCTGTGTGTTGTTAAGATTCATTTTTGCAGCACTTCTGTAATTGTGTACTAAAAagcttgtgtttacatttcagtcCTTAAAGAAGCTCAACCACGCTAATGTCATCAAGCTGAAGGAGGTCATCAGAGAAAATGACCACTTGTACTTTATCTTCGAGTACATGAAAGAAAATCTGTATCAGCTCATGAAAGACAGGTACTGTGTGTCTGCCACCACTAAGTTGTGCTCTCCACTTCTACttcttgagtttttctttccatTGTGTCTTGGTTCAGGGCTCGCTTGTTCCCGGAATCGGCGGTGAGAAACATCATGTTCCAAATCCTCCAGGGGcttgcattcattcataaacATGGTATCTCTTATTGCACCCCCACTCCACTGACCTCAGTCAGCCTCCCACGCAGCGGCGTAACTGTCTTTCTTTCTTAGGGTTCTTTCATAGAGACATGAAGCCTGAGAATCTTCTGTGCATGGGTCCAGAGTTGGTGAAAATAGCTGATTTCGGCCTAGCACGAGAGATTAGATCTCGACCGCCGTACACTGACTACGTGTCCACCAGATGGTGAGGGAGCTCAACAGTCCTGTTTTGGGCCGCACCCAAACTGTACACCTTAATTGGATAAGCATTTGTTATGTCATCCATCTCGCTGCTCAGGAAAGGTCGACGGGGCAAACATTTAACATAGTTACCATTTTGGTGTTCGTCCACTCTTGTTTTGGAGGAATTACAGTATTTACTTACCGTATTGATTTTTGGGCAGGTACCGAGCACCAGAGGTCCTCCTCAGATCCACATCCTACAGTTCCCCCATAGACCAGTGGGCGGTGGGCTGCATCATGGCAGAACTGTACACCCTCAGACCTTTATTCCCCGGCTCCAGCGAAGTGGACACCATATTCAAGATTTGCCAAGTTTTGGGTACACCAAAGAAGGTAACTTATTGACTGTCTGAGCAAGATCCAAATGCAGCGGGTGGATTTATGGCTTTAGTTGGAAACAAGTGTCTCTTTCTCCTAGAATGATTGGTCGGAGGGATTCCAGCTAGCCAGTGCCATGTATTTCCGTTGGCCTCAGTGTGTTCCAAGCAATTTGAAGACACTGATTCCTAACGCCAGCCCAGAAGCCATCCATCTGATGACTGACCTGCTCCAATGGGACCCCAAGAAGAGACCGACGTCTGCACAGGTATTTTACGATGGAAAGACATTGAAATGCCATTTTTGTCTCAGTCTGCATGAGCATAAGGTAAACCGAGCTCCTTCAGTTTGTAGAGGGGTTGCTTATGAGCTAAGATATGGTCCCTTACATTGGGGGCCACATTAGAGAGCAGACTTGTGTCTGCCTACGTGGAAAAATTGTGGCCGGCATATTGACGCAAAGGTTATCCAACAGTTGAAATCATTTTGCTATGATGGCGCTCGGCCAAGCCTCAGGAGGGGTTATGAAAGACATAATCACTATTCCTGCCACAGATGGAAAAATGAATGTACTGTCAAAATGGAATAACATTCTTTGCTCTTCACAAAGTTACATGAAGTCACGGTTGATATTGTGATATTGTTATGGGACAAGAGAAAATTAATTCCTCTATCCACATTTGTATTCCAATATGCACCAACATTGTAATGCGTCCTTGCTATGCAAAAGTGCTACTGAGCTACAAAGTTTCATGGAAATTAGTGGAGTAGTTTTTACATAGTCCTGCTAATTAACACACTTgtgtaattatatatatatatatatatatataatattaatattttgatagTTTTTCAGTTAAACtagttatttttgtcatatttgcaCTTTACAGCCTGTGAAACTACTTTCACGTTCCTGTTTACTGTCATGTCCAGGCTCTCAGGTACTCCTACTTCCACGTAGGCCAGGCTTTGGGTACACCTCAGCAGATCCTGGAGCAGGGCAGACCACAGCCGCATCCTTTACCCTTACAGACGCCACAGCAGCAGTCCTTACATCTGAGGCCTGTGCCCCCCTCCCAGGCCCCTCCCCACAACCAACACTGCACCCCCTCCAGACCTTTGCAGCAGATCCAGCAGCCCTCCCCCGTCCCGGCCCCGGCGCCACCTGCGGCTGCGTACCAACGTCATGTCGAGCTGGTGCGAGAGCACCAACCAAAGCACGTGCTGAAGCAGGAGCCAAGTGAAGGAACACCAGGGTCTCATCTTCCTTACATTGTTGACAACAGCAAGGTGACCTGAAAAGGCCGGACAAATTACACACTTTTTGTCGTTTATTCAATCATTCCAATTAATATTTCCCTTCACAGACAAGACAGGATAGTGAGAACACAAACCTCCTGGGCTATCAAATGAAAGCGAAGGGAGGGCGTCGCCGTTGGGGTCACGGCACAGGACATCTGAAAGGAGACGAGTGGGACGACTTTGAAGACTCTGAACTGACGCCTTTGAGTGCTCTGGGAAAAAACAATGTTTCCAGAGGGAAGTCGAGGCAGGGAGAGGAGCCGCTCAGAAGGTGATAGGAATTGTTGACACAGTGACGGACGTTTCTTTGAATGGAACTTGAAGAGCTGTGTTAACAAAATGTTTCAGATATAGCGACATCCTGGATTTCAGTCGACCTCATGGAAAAGAAGAAGCACCTTTAAACCTCAACAAGACGTCAGGCTTTCAGGAAGCATCAAGGACGGCGTCTGCCAAACAGCACTACCTGAGGCAGTCACGTTATCTACCAGGTAAGCGTCTATCGAGGCTAATATCCACGCCTTCAAGTTTGGAATCATTTTATGCACCCTTCCTCTTGTCTGTCAGGCATCAGCACAAAGAAAAATGTGGCCGTAAATGCTAGTAAAGACTTGAGCGGAAGCCATCTTTGGGGCAACAGCAGTATTCCTTTTGGTGGAACTCTACCAAGCAGAGGTCTTCATGGTAATCTTACTTTACTTTGCATTTCCTGCatctatttgtgtatttttataattcATTTGTTTCCCCCCCTTTCACAAAAAAGGTACAAATACTGTCCCAGGAGGATGTATGCCAACGTTTTATAAAAAAGATGCCAGCTCTGTTCACCACAGGGGTCATCAGGGTCCCTCTTTGGAATCCACAGCATCAAGTGGGAGTCAACTTTACTTCAACTACCCTACTGTAAATATTACTGTAGCATTAAATGTCTGCCTTATTTCCTTTCTTTTAAGATTATGCAACATGGCGATCAGGTAGGAGCCAGAGGAACACCTCCACCAACACAGCCAACAAAAGCCCCCCTTGTCTGTTACCACGTGCACCAGTACAGACCATCCACGGGCGAATAGACTGGTCTGCCAAATATGGACAACACCGCTAGTGGCCTCCCACTCTGTACATGACCTCCCAAAGCGAAGCATTCGTTGTTTTGTACATACATTTTAACGCAGCAATAATGTTTGTTGGACTACAATATACCattggtgttgtgtgtgtgtgtgcgtgcgcatgtgtgtgtgtgaggttaaATGCAACCAGCCAAAAATATTTGCACCTATGTGGTATAAATCTTTCTGTATCATAAGTCTTAACTGTCCTGCTGTGGTTAtacctttttgttttgtatggTTTGCTATTGAACCTGTTTACCAACCTGTATACATGATATGCATATTATTAAGTCACACCGTGACGTGTTTATAGCCAAGTAATTACTTTGCCACGCTATAATACTTTGTATATATTGCtggggtttttgttttttttatttgtattttttactttgtgATGCTAATGACTTAactattatttttgtgtattgtttttCAATTAAAGTCAAGACGGTGATTGAAATGTCACAAACACTCCACCGTACAGCATAAGATTTTAAATTGGAATCGACGCCTACattacccacaatgcacctGATTTAACTCTAATTTGCCATTTATCGTCGTGATTGGCACTGGTGTGGAACTGACATGTAAAACGTTTGCTCTCCATCCTAATGTAAGTCTTTTGCCACTTACGTTTGAAAATATCACTTTTCGTTCTGatgggcatgttttttttccacaaaacagacattttgACTCCACTTCCTGGCAAATGCAGCAACATTACCCCTGCTCTGTAAATTTAATTCCAGGCGAGCTAGCGTACAACAAATGTTAGCTGCGAGGGACAGTTGAAGTTAGTTCATTGTCCAAATTAACTTTGGACATTATTGTACTCAAATATGTTTCTGATGTAATGGTTCTCGTAATAAAAACAGGGCAACAGCGTGTTGCTACTAATTAACAGCGtgttaatacaaattaaatgcTTGCTTGCTCACTCACGGTACGGATGAGTACGTCATAAAATGGCCACCAACCTCAAATTAGTCAAGGGTGAATTTAATGGTAGTATTGTGAAAGAATAAAGACTCAAAATAATTTTACAGCTATGTTTTACACATGTACATCCACCAAGTGGACGTACATCGTGTGACACCAAGATGTAACACTTTTGAATTTAAAAAGCAGAAATTAAAATATACTGAAATGAAGCCATAATTGCCATATCTTGTAACACCTTATACACCTTATAACACCTTCTGTGTTAAAGTACAGATATACTATAAGTATACAATTATGTAGTAAAAGTGtggcatttttatttatcaacGGAAAAAAGGAAGGCAGACTGCCACATGCAGCGCCGCAATTGGATGTGTCTGAAGCTTGGAGCTTGACTTCCCTACGTTTCTCCTACAAATGGGCCTTGAGCTTGTTTGGAGGTTCTAGCAGGGGAGCGCAGCTACTGGTATACCGATGAATGGTCGTCCGTCGGGGGGACGTCGTCCGCTGCCACCGAGCGCTGAGCTTCGGGAGGGACACACATGGAGCGGTGAGGGAGGAAGGGGACACCCGCCTAGCCAGCCAGATCAGCCGAATCAACCCTAGCGATCAATGGGGTGACAGATGTCGCAGCCAGATCGCCCTCACATCCAGTCTTAAAGGGAGGGGATGTGCTCTATAAATACAGTGGCGGCATCGAACGTCTTACGCTCACGGTGCTACCCGACTGCATTGTTGTAACGACAAACACCATACAACGTACGCGCTGTGTTTTGTATCTAAATATGTGAAATGACAACGTGATCGTTTGGGATATATGGGTCATAGGGGGACTACCTGGACGACCTCCCATCATGCTTAGCGAAGCATATGCAAATTTCAAGCCTCGCTATTGGCTATTGGAGTCTCGGTCGGGTCTTAGAATTGTTCGATATTGCCGCTACggagatttgtttatttatttatgtatttatttatttgcttagACATTTTTCAAGATGATTTAATGATTTTGGTTACGGTTACAGTGATTATAAAACACAAGGCAACGAGTTTAGTTTCCCCTTTACTTTCCCTTTTATTACACACAATTGAAAGAGCAACATTTTGTCAGTTGTGCCAAAGTTGGACATAAAAGTAAAAACTATTGGCTCTCGTTCAAATTGTCAGTgttatttcccccccccccccccccatgcctcCTGTGTCCAAGGAGTTATGCCCTGAGTTTGgaatatgtacaatatatttgaacaaaaaaaaaattcgcaTTTGTTAAAGTAAACAGATGACAACTGAAGAATATCGATCTCAACGCCCGAATCAGTCCGATACAGATACCACCTTAGAATTGATATTTGGATTGTTCCTCCCACGGGTAGTGGCCTATAGTGTTCAGTGGGTTTGACCCCTCCCCTGAAGATTTATATAAAAGTTGCATAATTTGTTCACTCTTCTTCGTTTTCAGCAGTGAGGGGGTGACACAGGTAGACAGACAAGA
The window above is part of the Doryrhamphus excisus isolate RoL2022-K1 chromosome 20, RoL_Dexc_1.0, whole genome shotgun sequence genome. Proteins encoded here:
- the LOC131108026 gene encoding serine/threonine-protein kinase ICK-like isoform X2 translates to MKENLYQLMKDRARLFPESAVRNIMFQILQGLAFIHKHGFFHRDMKPENLLCMGPELVKIADFGLAREIRSRPPYTDYVSTRWYRAPEVLLRSTSYSSPIDQWAVGCIMAELYTLRPLFPGSSEVDTIFKICQVLGTPKKNDWSEGFQLASAMYFRWPQCVPSNLKTLIPNASPEAIHLMTDLLQWDPKKRPTSAQALRYSYFHVGQALGTPQQILEQGRPQPHPLPLQTPQQQSLHLRPVPPSQAPPHNQHCTPSRPLQQIQQPSPVPAPAPPAAAYQRHVELVREHQPKHVLKQEPSEGTPGSHLPYIVDNSKTRQDSENTNLLGYQMKAKGGRRRWGHGTGHLKGDEWDDFEDSELTPLSALGKNNVSRGKSRQGEEPLRRYSDILDFSRPHGKEEAPLNLNKTSGFQEASRTASAKQHYLRQSRYLPGISTKKNVAVNASKDLSGSHLWGNSSIPFGGTLPSRGLHGTNTVPGGCMPTFYKKDASSVHHRGHQGPSLESTASNYATWRSGRSQRNTSTNTANKSPPCLLPRAPVQTIHGRIDWSAKYGQHR
- the LOC131108026 gene encoding serine/threonine-protein kinase ICK-like isoform X1: MNRYSTLRQLGDGTYGSVILGRNLESGELVAIKKMKRKFYSWEECMNLREVKSLKKLNHANVIKLKEVIRENDHLYFIFEYMKENLYQLMKDRARLFPESAVRNIMFQILQGLAFIHKHGFFHRDMKPENLLCMGPELVKIADFGLAREIRSRPPYTDYVSTRWYRAPEVLLRSTSYSSPIDQWAVGCIMAELYTLRPLFPGSSEVDTIFKICQVLGTPKKNDWSEGFQLASAMYFRWPQCVPSNLKTLIPNASPEAIHLMTDLLQWDPKKRPTSAQALRYSYFHVGQALGTPQQILEQGRPQPHPLPLQTPQQQSLHLRPVPPSQAPPHNQHCTPSRPLQQIQQPSPVPAPAPPAAAYQRHVELVREHQPKHVLKQEPSEGTPGSHLPYIVDNSKTRQDSENTNLLGYQMKAKGGRRRWGHGTGHLKGDEWDDFEDSELTPLSALGKNNVSRGKSRQGEEPLRRYSDILDFSRPHGKEEAPLNLNKTSGFQEASRTASAKQHYLRQSRYLPGISTKKNVAVNASKDLSGSHLWGNSSIPFGGTLPSRGLHGTNTVPGGCMPTFYKKDASSVHHRGHQGPSLESTASNYATWRSGRSQRNTSTNTANKSPPCLLPRAPVQTIHGRIDWSAKYGQHR